The genomic window CTGGGTACGGATTTTTAGGACAGGCGACTGAACAAAGCGAGGTTCTAAAAAAAGAAGGCTTTCAAGTGTCAATAGTTCCGGATCAGACTGGCGACGGGATTATTTATCGGTTATTTTGCGGCTATTTTGACAATGTGCGTGAAGCGGAGCAATTTGCACGCAAAATCACTTCTCAATTTTTACAGCTCACTTATAAAATTGTGGAGAGAAAATAGCATGAAGAGAATAAAGATATTTCACTTTTTCATTGGAATTTTTTTCATCTTCTTGTTAAGCGTTGCTCATGGCCAATATGCCCGAAAAATCAGATTGGTTATTTTACCGTTTGACTTTACTGGCGCGAGTTTCGGAAGAGAATTATCCTGGGTGCAGCAAGGCGTTCCCGACCAGATTAGCGCCGCATTCCATCGCTATTACCGTAACAGGATTCGGTTGGTGGAGCGTGAAAGATTGAATAATCTGCTGCAGGAACAGCAGTTGAGTCAGGCGGGTTTTGTTGACGCCAATCAGATTGTTGAAGTGGGGAAATTTTTTTCCGCTAATTTTTCTCTTGCCGGAAATATTGTTTGTCCTGATGAAAACCATCTCATGATTAGCGTAAAGATCATCGATATCGAGACGAGCGAATACGTGAGCGTCACTCACCTGACTGATGCGGAGCAAGGTATTTTTACCATTGGCGATTCGTTGGCGCAAAAAATTTATCCTGAATTACTTCGCTTTCAGCAGGAAAAACGCACAAGGCACGATGTGCAAATGGCAGATAAAATCGAGCCGACTTCAACCGTTGCGCCCGGAGCGGAGACGACTGAAGATAATTTCACCGGCAAAAATGTTCAATTGATTTCTGCGGTCTCCAAAGCCGCCACATCTCATTTTTACAATGCTGTAAATTGGATTCGCCAAAGTCAATGGGGAAAAGCAGAAGTTGAATTGCTGCGTAGCGTGGAACTTGATTCCGGATTTGCCCGGGCTTACGCCAATCTGGGCACGGTGTACATGAATATGGGGAAATTTTCTGCAGCTCGCCGCGCCCTGCAAAAATGTTTGCAAGTGTTCCCTGAGTCGGAGCTTGCTTACCACAATTTAGGACTATTAGAAGCAAATCGCCGGGACTATCCTTCAGCGCTTGTCTATTTTCAAAGAGGATTACAGATA from Calditrichota bacterium includes these protein-coding regions:
- a CDS encoding tetratricopeptide repeat protein — its product is MKRIKIFHFFIGIFFIFLLSVAHGQYARKIRLVILPFDFTGASFGRELSWVQQGVPDQISAAFHRYYRNRIRLVERERLNNLLQEQQLSQAGFVDANQIVEVGKFFSANFSLAGNIVCPDENHLMISVKIIDIETSEYVSVTHLTDAEQGIFTIGDSLAQKIYPELLRFQQEKRTRHDVQMADKIEPTSTVAPGAETTEDNFTGKNVQLISAVSKAATSHFYNAVNWIRQSQWGKAEVELLRSVELDSGFARAYANLGTVYMNMGKFSAARRALQKCLQVFPESELAYHNLGLLEANRRDYPSALVYFQRGLQINTDDLELMTEVGKVYIELDSLSQADRIFNDVLWDDSSYVEAEFYLGLTAAKRHDLISAEKHWQRVARTQEPYFQFVRRMAFLRLGDLYQNSYKEPKQAIRFYEQALMQSDNRMDQSDVRHLFLPLAKLYMQTDQAVKACDLLTQVLDFDASNLEARYYYAIALWRSGQKDNAIVELQTITRTAPPGQILELAKQQLKRFRGY